The genomic stretch TTCTTTGACTACAATCGCTTTCTTTTTACCAAAAACAACACGATTATCTTCTTCGTATTCGAATTCAAGATCTTCAATAATTGAAGCTCTATTTTCTTCGAGTTGTTTATCTTTATCATCTAAAATCATAGATACCTACTTCCTAAAAGTGTTTTTAATAAAATATTTATATTTTATTAAATTATACTATTTTCTAAATAAAAAAGAAAACCAGCTAACAAGAGCTGGTTTAGACTTTTTATCACTTAGTTATAAGGTTAAAAATTATTTTTTAGCAAGGTTATCATTTAATTTTTGTAACTCAGCTAAGATTAATTCATCTGTTGATGGTTGTGGTGCAGCAGGAGCTGGAGTAGGGTTTTTAGCTTCTTTAATTGCTTGAATGTGGTTCATTATTAAGAAGTACACAACAAGAATTACGAAAATTACTAATGAAACAATGATGAATGTAAGTAATGCAGCTAAAAAGTTACCGATTCTTACTCCACCATATACCATGTTTTTAAGTTCATCAAAGCCTAAAATTGATGAAATAGGGCTCATAATAATATCGTCTGCA from Mycoplasmopsis gallopavonis encodes the following:
- a CDS encoding large conductance mechanosensitive channel protein MscL, with the protein product MSKFSKAVKDSKAILKKGNILLLAVAFILGAVFSALVKSFADDIIMSPISSILGFDELKNMVYGGVRIGNFLAALLTFIIVSLVIFVILVVYFLIMNHIQAIKEAKNPTPAPAAPQPSTDELILAELQKLNDNLAKK